The sequence below is a genomic window from Nicotiana tomentosiformis chromosome 6, ASM39032v3, whole genome shotgun sequence.
GCTGAAAGCAGCCCCAAAACACTCCATAAAACACCTCAAAATCCACCCTAAAATCGCAGCAAAACCAGCTGCGAAAACAGCCAAGAAAAGTAGCGAAAATCAGCTGCAAAACAGGTCCAAAACGCGGCCCCTTTTCCACCTGAAAACACCCCAAAATCCACCCCGATAACCACCCAAAAATCACTGGTAGGTCAGCCACAAAACTTCCGCGAAATAGCAACGAAACAGCCACTAAACTACCAAGTAAACGGCGTTTCCAGCTTGTGCTTCGAGTTCAAAATAATCGTAGTTGGGTTCATCGAGGTTCGAGGTTCCGGCGAGGTCGCCTTTAGAAGTCTCCGGTCGTTGTTCAATTGTTCTGGCCAACATTTCGACTTTGTGCTTGATTCATTAATGCAAAGGTTCATTCTTATCTTATCTCGATATTTTCGATTTTATTTCACGATTGAGGGGCATGGTTTGAATTTGTATAAATGTTTTCTGAATTTGCGATCATTTCCGTCCAATATGACTGTTTGATTGTTGATGATGAACTGATAGATAAGCAAAGATATAAACTAATAATTTGAAAAGGGACAAGAGGATCAAAAGACCATTGTTTGTTCATTTCCTTAATTAGCATTTGGTCTTGTTTCACGTTAGATGACTGTTGATACATTTATGGCTATAACCTGTTTGTTTGGTTAAATTGAAGTAACAGATGTTGTTAATTGGTTTCATTGATTTCTTTTGTTAAAGTTGTAAATAGTGATGAGAGAGGAAGGCTACAATTTGTTTAAGCAAAAAGTGACTTTTGGGTTTGAGAATAGCGGATTTGGCCAAAAGAATCCTGCTAGCAGCCCATCGCAAATAAAGCTATAATGTAGGCCACCTTTTCCACaacaaattttcataactcatGACCCACACATTTGAATCTCAAATTACTTTAGGACAATAATTCAAGAATATTCATAGTTTGCTTGCGCGAttaaataataaatcatcgtgactatgagtacgattcccgtggcatggtcacgatacgtaaatcttAACTCAAGTGCGTGTTTCGCGCGACTTGacctcaacttcaaataataataaaaataaacatattgtaaatcgcgggtgcgtttcacgtggcgccattttgcaatatgtacaaaaacaacgAGTGCGCGGCATCGCGACTtattcaaataaattttataaatactaaaagcggttaaataaataattaaaagcggttaaaaagtaaaaTGCATATAATTCTTAATATGTAATAATTCAGATAATTAAGcaaagtattaattgttaagcgaccgtgctaaaaccacggaactcgggagtgccttacatcttctcccgagttaacagaattccttacccggtcttctgtgttcgcggaccataaatagattcaattttcttgatttgaaattttaaaataaaccggtgacttgggacaccataataattattccaagtggtgactctgattaaataaataattcaatttcgaataatgtcactttaattggaaaactcCCCTATTCttcgaaaaaaggaggtgtgacacttgGTACCATAGCTGAAGCAGAGATGCACTAAGGGGATGGCCGAGCGATTGACGATTGAAAATGCATTGGATGTGCTTCAACTTGCGAGACAACTATGTGATGCACCTGATCTGTACCTCAAGTGCATGAAATTTTTGTCAAGCAATTTCAAGAAAGTTGAGGAGACTGAGGGCTGGAAATTCCTTCAAGATCATGATCCTTGTCTTGAGCTTGAAATTCTACAGTTCATGAATGAGGCTGATTCGGTACGTAACTAGTAACTACAAAATCATTGGCATATACCCCTGCATCTAGCTCATTGACAATTGTGATTCCCGAATTTGGACCATGGAATTCTCAATGGAATATTGAAGTTTGTCAATTGATTATGGAACAATAGGAAGAAGCTGTCATGCTATCTTGACATGGCATTTGTTTGCATTTCTTTTATCATTAAGTGATGTGATTAGTGATTTTCATTGGAAATTTATCATTTTAGCGGAAGAAAAGGAGGAGGAGACACAGGCGGGAAAGGAGCTTATATTTACAGCTAAGTGAAGCGATGGTTTGTTTTGGAACGCCGAAGGATGTAGAGGCGCATGGAATCTAGCGATAAGAGGGTTCCATGTAGCAATTTTGATACATGCCGAGGCCTCCAGCTTCTGATCCGACATTTGCTAACTGTAAGACAAGGGGGAATGGAGGTTGTTTGAGATGCAAGCTCCTAAGGTTACACGCATCCTCAAGATTGTCGAGTTCCTCTTTGCAGGTAACCACTACTAACTAGTTTATAGATCTATTCTTGTACTGACCACTTTGCTGTCATTGACTTGTTCATTTCTTCTTTAGTTCCTCATGCACTTACGCTCTCTAATAGGTGAATAGCAGCTATTTACCTTGACCTCATCAGATATCCGTAATTGGGTCTTCTATTTATGATATAAAGTATTGGTTGACATCATGATTTTGCTCAATGTCGTGAGAAGATGAATCTAACTCCTATGGATTTTTTCTTGTTGAAATGTCTCTATTTATCCTGTTACTATAGAAAATATCTTCAAAGAGTAATGACCTTTTAACACGTGGATTGAATAATGTCGAAAGGGTCACAGAAATATCAGCTTCAAATAACTTTATTTGCCTTCTTTATGAGTAGGGTCTATTTCTTGAACTGATACAATGATCATCCTTTCTTTTGTTATCTAGTTGGTAATCGGTGAATATATTAACAGATCCAGTTTTCCCATTACAGACAATTCGAACTGAAATTGCAACAAAGGGGTGATGATACGCTGTAGAAATCACTTATTAGAAAAGTGGTGTCTGCCAAAGCTATATCATCCTTGTCTCTGCctaaaagaaagagagaggaaGAACCAAGATTGAACTGTCAATAGTTATTTGAACAATTCAGTAAAAAGTTATTTACCTTTAAGGCTTGAGAAGGTATCGGTTAGGCAAATTCAATCTTTGTAAATGAACAATCAATGGTATGGCAGTTATTACTAGAAATTAGATACGTATTTCATAAGTCTTGCTGTAAAAGAATGATACAGGAAATTATATATTGTATACAAAAGAATGTTGTCGATTTGTGGGTTAACCAATTTGTGGCGTTTTAGTGTCTCTATCACAATTAACAGGAAATTATATATTGTATACAAAAGAATGTTGTCGATTTGTGGGTTAACCAATTTGTGGCGTTTTAGTGTCTCTATCACAATTAATTCGTCGAACAAATCAACAAATTGGGAAGGAAAGAAGACTGCGTGTTGCTATTGCCTGCACCGGGTAATACTCTAGAGGAATTTAGAAGACCAAATATGCGTTGGCTTTGTTCTATATTTCAAATAAGTCTAACCAAattaacaaaaaaattaaaaaatctagCAGTCGGCAACAAAGTGTGGTCGACTTAAGTTTGTAGATTCCCTTTAATAATTAGGATCATCGAGCTGGCCAAAAAAAATGGAGCGTGGAGAACAAACATGAGTCTAGAGTGGAGATTATTTCCACGTTATATGAATAAGAAGTTTATTCGACGTATAAGAAATTAGAAATGTTAGATGCTTTTTGCTGGTCAAATCTGTCAAACCAATTAGACCAAAGAGGACGGAATCACACAAACCTAAAAGGCTTAGATCAATGCATGTTGGTACGTTAAGTTTCGGCTAATAAAAAAGAAAGCCAACATGTGAAACCATTTTGAATCTGATATACTTCCTTCGTCCATTTTAACAGTGGCTTTAGTTCTTTTCatgtttattaaaaaaaattatatatatataagatatagTTTCCTAAGTTAtccttattaaataattttcgaGAATTGAGTAATATTAAGAACAATTACTTCTTTAGTATTAATGATATAGTGAGTCCATTTCTCATAAGGTCATTGAactaataaaaattatttataaaagtCACTTTACTTTATTTTGTAACCGGAAAAGTCATCATACTTTGCACATTGTAACTCAAAAGTCACTCAACACATTTAGGCCATAAtaaatattattttcatattttttttaactcaatcatttaaacaataaaaaaaaatacttatttaAACCGTGATTCAACCCGCTCTTTGACCCGACCCATTTTCTCTTATTATTGTTACAAAAAACGTAAATATTACTTTGCTGTTAATTATCTTGATTTTCAACATACTAGTTTAAGCAAAGTATTAAATCAGTTCGACTAGAAATGGTCGTCTAGTAACATTATCTTTACTATAAGCAATGCGCGTTCTTGTTCTAAAACATCGAGGGTATTGTCTTTTAATTTACTCTTATATTAATATTTCTTAGTCAAAATTTCAAGCATAAATACTTTTTTCATTTTTCCTTCCTCCTTTATATTTTCTTCCACTTCAACGCTGCTAATTTTCTTGTTTCACTTTCAAATTTAACTCCTCTAGTTTGTTAAGATTAATTCCTTATTCTCTATTTAATACGTTGCTTAAACCAGTGTATACATTCAGTATAACTATATTGAGAACCAATATAATACACTACAACAAAGTAATATTTAAGTTTCTTATAACAGAAATAAGAGAAAATGGGTCGGGTCATGGAACAGTCGAGTCATGATTTAAATGggttttttgattttttaaatGGTTGGGCTGAAAAGAAATATGAAAAATAATGTTTAATAAAGTCCTAAAAATGCTGAGTGACTTTTGAGTTACAATGTGCAAAGTATAATGACTTTTCAGTTACAAAACAAAGTAAAGTGACTTTCATAGACAATTTCTATTAGTTCAGTGACCATATGAGAAATGGACATGAACAATTaacaaatttaattttaaaatcctaaAGTAACAATTATTTTAGGATAAAGTTTTTGGGCTAAAATGAAACGGGGGAAGTAGTATTTTGCAAATCTTGACGGTTGATTGTTGTTACGCGAGAAGCAATATTCATGCTTCCATATAATCTTTTAATCACACTTGCTCCATTACTTGCTAAAAATATCAGCTGTTATATTTGCTTCTCTACAATACAAGAGTGGACCAAACTACACCATCTTCTTTACCTGCAGTAACGAGTCGTGAAAGACATAGTTAATTAGGTACCAACCACTAAACATGGAAATTATTTCGCCCGAACAtttgtttctcttttttttttttgggggggggagggggattgGTGGCTGATTGATTAATATTCATGGATTGGTAGCATGAGCTAGGGGTGGGcatcggtcggttcggttcggttatgAATATTATCGGTTTGACATATCGGTTATCGGTTTATAAATATGCAAAACCGATAACCGAACCGATAAGAAATCGGTTATCGGTTAATTGGTTATCAACCGTTATTGGTTCGGTTATCGTTTTACCTTATAAAATAACTCAATTTAGGTCAAAACTTCTTCAGAAGCTCGCAAGTCGCAAATGAATATTTTCTTACTGTTTTAGTCCTTTAGACATAAGATATCAAAATGAAGCTAATTAGATCAAAACTTCTTCAGAAGCTCGCAACTGAAGATTTTCTTACTGTTTTTGTCTTTTAGACATGTCAAAATGTAGCTAATTAGGAGTGGAACAACAAACAACAAACAACCACAACTGGTAGTAGGTATAGACTGCACAATGTGAGCTCACAAAATTAAGAAACgaaaataaaaatcataaaatatgagCACAAAATAAAgaatctttaacaatcaaaaaTCCCTAGATGAAGATGAATTTTATTATAGAAACTTACTGTATAAGACTTACGCTAGGAGTAAGGTCTTTGAAGATGAAGACTTTAAGACAATGAACCGAAGAGTGCGGCTTGAGAGAATGAAGCCCTAGATGTATGTATATACTTAAGGGTAAAGTCGTAATTTTATCAATTCTTATTGGGTTATCGTTTAAGCTATTAACAAAATTGGCAAATCGAGGTCCGAACCGATAACTCAATAGTAAAAATTTTCTAAACCGTTAACCCAATAACGATAACCCAATAATTTTTTTCGGTTTGAGCTATCGGTTTTACCCGATATATGCCAGCCCTAGCGTGGGCCATTACGTCTGGCACGGCAGTTTCCTCGTAATTGGGGAGTAATACATGCTAGCGAATTGAATAATCTTAAGAAGTGATTGTGATGCCACATTCCGTAAAACAGTTACACTTATATAAAAGTAATAAATATCTGGAACAGTAGCACTAAATATCAACTGCCCCAGATAACAATGTAAGTTGTCTAGGTAAGCGCAACTTTGGTAGTTGGCAGCCTTCCCTGTGCTTATATATACTGGACAGGACACAAGCCCCCACCAAAAACTTAAAAAAAGAAACACCCTCTCCGAAATACACTCTGTTTCAGGCAGAAATCGACCTGAAACATATCATCATTCATCAACTCCAGAAAATCAGTTATCATGTCGCGAGAAAACTTTGTTAGCGAATTTTACTGCGAAATGTCTGAAGCCGATGTCCACATCATCACCTCCGGCGGCCTCCGCATTCCGGTGCATTCCACCGTTCTGGTACACATATATAAACTTATCACACATACACTCTTTGCTTTTCTCTGTCAAATTAACTGTCTATCATTTTAGTGTGTGTAATCTATAGCTTTCATATAAGTTGTGTGGGAATTGAATTCCGGAAACAAAGATCCGATTCTTAAAACGTGAATCAAATCAATTTCCATTTTATGTTTTAAAAGCTTCTTTTCCAGTTTGAAAACTACTAATATCTTCGAAACATGATGGTAGGCTACTGCCTCGACGGTTCTGGAGAGCATAATACTTAGGCCGCAAAAGCGGCGGAGCTCTGAGAAAACTATTCGGATTCTGGGCGTTCCGTGCGACGCCGTTTCCGTGTTCATCCGGTTTCTATATTCCTTCACGTAAGTTCTCAAAACACACACACGCAAATCggtttgttttctttatttatatATTCTGATATAGTTAATCTCGTACAAACTTCAAATTGACTCCGTCCAAGTTGGAATTGAATATACTGAATTTTGACCATAAGAATTGTTTATTTTACGCTTAAGTATTGGTTCCTTCGTTGATTAGACAATAGGTGATTGGTCTTCAATGCTAATCTGGCTGCCATATGTTAAATGCCTTGCCAGGCTCAATCATTGACTCTTAGATTCTCTAATCATGTTTTTTGTTTCCCTTCATACTCTAGTCGGCGTCGGGTAGATGCCTAGACCAACGTTTCCGGTGTAATTGGAGTAAATTACAAAGGCACGTCATGTACGACTATGATTCTTAAactaattatatgtttaaacAATTACTTAATTATGTAAAAAGAAATTTTGCACCATCAATGTATAAAACTAAAGAATTTAGCTGTATACTGTCAATTTAGTTTAACCAATTGTAATAAGTTTCTTTTAACTTATTTTCTAGATTACCATTTCATACTTATTATTACAATAACTTTAAGTAACCTGATGGTATACAAATGGTTTTAAAGTTATCTAAAATATCAGGAACTTAAACCCAAAAATTAAACCCTATTACCGAAAGGCTCAGAGTCTAATATGACCAAGTTGTCCATGTATTTAGGTGCACTGAAGAGCAGATGGAGAGACATGGGATTCACCTGCTAGCACTTTCTCATGTGTACTTGGTACCGCAGCTGAAGCAGAGATGCACTAAGGGGTTAGCCGAGCAATTGACGATTGAAAATGCAGTGGATGTGCTTCAACTTGCAAGGCTATGTGATGCACCAGATCTCTACCTCAAGTCCATGAAATTTTTGTCAAGCAATTTCAAGAAAGTTGAGGAGACTGAGGGCTGGAAGTTCCTTCAAGATCATGACCCCTTCCTTGAACTTGAAATTTTACAGTTCATGGATGAGGCTGAGTTGGTATGTAATTATAACCTGATAGCATATATCCCTTTATCTAGCTCATTGAGAATTGTATTTTCACTTACAATCCAAAATATAATCATGGAATTCATAACAATGTTGAAGTTTTTCAATTAATCATGAAACATGAAAGCTTTGTCATTAAATCTTTACATGGCAATTGTTTGCATCTTTTTTATCAGTCAAGTGGCTTAGCTTAGTGATTTTTCATCGTAAATTTGTCATTATAGCGGAAGAAGAGGACGAGAAGACACAGGAAGGAGCTGAATTTGTATTTACAGCTCAGCGAAGCGATGGATTGCTTGGAGCATATTTGTACAGAAGGATGTACTAGCGTTGGGCCACATAATAAGGAATCTTCCCACAAAAGGCAGCCATGTAGCAAGTTTGAGACCTGTCAAGGGCTCCAGCTTCTGATCTGTCATTTCGCTACTTGTAAGAAAAGGGCCAACGGAAGTTGTTTGCGATGCAAGCGCATGTGGCAGCTCCTAAGATTACACGCATCCATTTGTGACCAACCAGAAGATTGCC
It includes:
- the LOC104121063 gene encoding BTB/POZ and TAZ domain-containing protein 1-like isoform X1, yielding MSRENFVSEFYCEMSEADVHIITSGGLRIPVHSTVLATASTVLESIILRPQKRRSSEKTIRILGVPCDAVSVFIRFLYSFTCTEEQMERHGIHLLALSHVYLVPQLKQRCTKGLAEQLTIENAVDVLQLARLCDAPDLYLKSMKFLSSNFKKVEETEGWKFLQDHDPFLELEILQFMDEAELRKKRTRRHRKELNLYLQLSEAMDCLEHICTEGCTSVGPHNKESSHKRQPCSKFETCQGLQLLICHFATCKKRANGSCLRCKRMWQLLRLHASICDQPEDCRVPLCRQFKVKVQHRGDDELWKSLVRKVVSARAMSSLSLPKRKREEEPRMDLSHHRVINFMLPA
- the LOC104121063 gene encoding BTB/POZ and TAZ domain-containing protein 1-like isoform X2; protein product: MSTSSPPAASAFRCIPPFWCTEEQMERHGIHLLALSHVYLVPQLKQRCTKGLAEQLTIENAVDVLQLARLCDAPDLYLKSMKFLSSNFKKVEETEGWKFLQDHDPFLELEILQFMDEAELRKKRTRRHRKELNLYLQLSEAMDCLEHICTEGCTSVGPHNKESSHKRQPCSKFETCQGLQLLICHFATCKKRANGSCLRCKRMWQLLRLHASICDQPEDCRVPLCRQFKVKVQHRGDDELWKSLVRKVVSARAMSSLSLPKRKREEEPRMDLSHHRVINFMLPA